The sequence CCCATCATTACAAAAATGTTGTTTTTACTCCCGATATCTCTACAAACTAATGCGTTTTTTGTGGAGTTATGATCGCTGATTCCTATAATGTCTAAACCCTTAACCAAAGCCTGATCAATTATCATTGGAGGGCTCATGTCAATATCTCCGCATGGAGAGAGGACTGTATGTATGTGTAGATCAGCTTTGAATTTCATAGTGTACTTAGTTTTTATTTTCTAAGTATTTCGTAAAGCATACCTCCAATCTCAAAAGCACTTTTGTTACTGCCAAGGATTGGAATTCCTTCTTCTTCGGCAGCTTCCAGCATATTTTTATCCGGAGTTTGTCCATCGATAAGTATAACGGCACTAAGATCGTTAAGCGAAGCTACGGCCAACACATTTTTATGGGTTTGAACCGTTATCCACACCTGACCTTCATCGCTTTTTCCCATTACATGACTTAACAAATCACCTGCAAATCCGTCTTTAACCTCCGGCGATAAATCGGCATTTTTGTTAAAAACCTTCAGATTAAGTTTGTTTACAATTTCGCTTACTGTCATTGCTGTTTAGTGTTTTTTAAATTTATTCTTCCCCCAGATATCTTCAAGGATTTCCTTACTTTTCTTATGATCCAGACCTTGTTTTTCTTCAAGTTTACGTTGAATTACAAAGCAATATTCAATACTTGCTTTTTCCTCAATTATATTTCTTGTTAATGATTTACATGAAGGGTATCCACAGGCACCACAGTCTAAACTGGGTAGGATTTTAAAAATCTCCTGAGTTCTTTCCATCTTGGCCAGTGCTTTTAGAGGATCAGAATCATATTTAATTATTGATCTTGGTTCAATTTTGTTGGTTTTTACATCTTCATACGATACATCACTGGTATGATTAATAGGTTTTTCTTCAGGGTTTTCGCTGTAGAATTCTGTGTAATATTTTGCTCTGTTTCTTAATCTTTGCGCAGTTAGAAATCTGTTTTGAGGAGTTAAAATTCCTCCGGCACAACCCTGATCGCAGTTTTTCATTTCTAAAAAGTCGATCTCATTGCATCCCTGAGTTTCAATTTTGTCGAGAAAGGAGATAATATTTTTTGTACCGTCAATAGACAAACATGTTCCCGGAAGATTTTTTATCTCTCCTCCTGATAGGCTCCATAAAATGTGGTCGGGTTCTATTGCATTGTTTGTGATTTCTTTTTTATGCCTTTTTTTTACCGTGTTCTTTTTAGTGAGAATTGATAGAATTTCGTTGAAGACAATATCCATATTTATTACACCGTCAAGAGCAGATTTACTTCCTCCGATGGGAGCTTTGAGGGATGTTATTTTTGCAGAACATGGTGTGAAGTAAAAAATGCCAACATCTTCTTTGTCTTTCAGTTGTTTCCGGATAGATGTGGCAGTTATATCAACGGGAGTTTCAATGTTCATTATATTTTCGGTTAATTGTGGGAAGTTAACCTGAATAAGCCTCAAAACCGCCGGACAAAACGAAGATATAACCGGCAGAGATTCTTTTCTGTTTATTTTTTCAGTAAAAAGTTTTTCTACCAGTTGCGATCCTTCCTCAACCTCATAAACATAGGTAAAGCCCAGATCCTGTACTGCTTTAAAAACTTCTCTCGCTTTAATTCCCTGAGGAAACTGTCCCATGAATACAGAGGGTATCAAAGCAACTTTAGTTTTGAAATTATTAATTTGGTTCAAACCGTCATCTTCTACACTAATAGCTCCAACGGGACAAACTCTGTAACATTCATCGCAATCAATACATCTCTCAGGGTTTAGATTAGAATGTCCATTCCAGATATGCAGGGCTTCTGTAGGGCAAACTTTTATACAATGAGAACACCCAATACATTTATCAGTATTAATATGTATGGCGTGATACAATGAGTTGGCTGAAGTGTTCATTTTATTAATTTGTTTTATACTGTTGTCAGATCTATTTTTAAAGTAACTTTAGTACCATTTCCAACTTTAGATTCTACATTTAAATAATCAGAATTCTTTTTTATATTAGGAAGCCCCATACCTGCACCGAATCCCATACTTGTTACTGTTGGAGAAGCAGTGGAGAAACCTTCTTCCATCGCTTTTTCAATATTTTCAATTCCCGGACCTTCATCATTTAATACGATAGAAATATCTTTTGAATTAATGTCGACTTCAATATTTCCTTTATATGCATGAGCTACAATGTTAACTTCGGCTTCATATAACGAAACTACCACTCTTTTAATAGTTTTTGGCGGGATGTTTAATTGCTTTAATGTCCTTTTTATTTCACTGGATGCTTTTCCGGCATTGGCGAAATCTCCCCCTTCAATTTTATATTTAAAATTTATTCCGCTCATATCAAAAAACATCTTTTATTTCATTCGAATATAATATTCCGCAACACCTGTAAACTGACAAATTTGTAGAAATTAGAGAAATGTTTCCTTCGCGGGCCAATTCTACGATTTCTTCCGAAACTTTCTTTCCTTTCGCAATTATTACAAATGGAATATCTGCCATCTCCGCTGTTCGTATAGTTTGAGTATTTGCAAGCCCGGTTATAAGAATATCAGGCTCATTTTCGAGAGTTAATACATCACTCATTAAGTCTGAAGCCACTACTGTTATTAATGATGTAGCACTATTAACAGCAATATTCAGAGGATTACCTTCAAGTATATTTATCAATTTTTCGGGCGACATATTTAACTTTTAGTATACATTAAACAATGTTACAAAAGTTACTATGTAACAAAAATGACATTAGTACATGTTTAAAAGTAACAAATGTCACTTAGAAAAACAGTAAATGTCATTTATACACTTATGTATCCTTAGTTACATTTGTTGTGTAATATTTATCACATAAACTTTGAGAGATGACAAAGATTAAATCCTTAAATGATTTGCGAAAATTGAGAGATCAGTTGCAATCTTCGATTGAACTACGCGAAAATGCAGAAAGCCCGGATGCTGTAGTTCAGGTAAAAGTTGGAATGGCTACCAGTGGAATTGCCTCAGGTGCACGCGAAGTATTTAACTTTTTCGCAGAGGTTTTGCCAAAACGTGAAGTAAAGGCCATTGTGACCCAAACGGGT comes from Bacteroidota bacterium and encodes:
- a CDS encoding DRTGG domain-containing protein — its product is MTVSEIVNKLNLKVFNKNADLSPEVKDGFAGDLLSHVMGKSDEGQVWITVQTHKNVLAVASLNDLSAVILIDGQTPDKNMLEAAEEEGIPILGSNKSAFEIGGMLYEILRK
- a CDS encoding [Fe-Fe] hydrogenase large subunit C-terminal domain-containing protein, translating into MNTSANSLYHAIHINTDKCIGCSHCIKVCPTEALHIWNGHSNLNPERCIDCDECYRVCPVGAISVEDDGLNQINNFKTKVALIPSVFMGQFPQGIKAREVFKAVQDLGFTYVYEVEEGSQLVEKLFTEKINRKESLPVISSFCPAVLRLIQVNFPQLTENIMNIETPVDITATSIRKQLKDKEDVGIFYFTPCSAKITSLKAPIGGSKSALDGVINMDIVFNEILSILTKKNTVKKRHKKEITNNAIEPDHILWSLSGGEIKNLPGTCLSIDGTKNIISFLDKIETQGCNEIDFLEMKNCDQGCAGGILTPQNRFLTAQRLRNRAKYYTEFYSENPEEKPINHTSDVSYEDVKTNKIEPRSIIKYDSDPLKALAKMERTQEIFKILPSLDCGACGYPSCKSLTRNIIEEKASIEYCFVIQRKLEEKQGLDHKKSKEILEDIWGKNKFKKH
- a CDS encoding ATP-binding protein, with amino-acid sequence MNFKYKIEGGDFANAGKASSEIKRTLKQLNIPPKTIKRVVVSLYEAEVNIVAHAYKGNIEVDINSKDISIVLNDEGPGIENIEKAMEEGFSTASPTVTSMGFGAGMGLPNIKKNSDYLNVESKVGNGTKVTLKIDLTTV
- a CDS encoding DRTGG domain-containing protein, with product MSPEKLINILEGNPLNIAVNSATSLITVVASDLMSDVLTLENEPDILITGLANTQTIRTAEMADIPFVIIAKGKKVSEEIVELAREGNISLISTNLSVYRCCGILYSNEIKDVF
- a CDS encoding (2Fe-2S) ferredoxin domain-containing protein, which translates into the protein MTKIKSLNDLRKLRDQLQSSIELRENAESPDAVVQVKVGMATSGIASGAREVFNFFAEVLPKREVKAIVTQTGDMGYKYAEPIIMVTLPGKSPVVFGKVDIPKADEIIEKYIKHGELVDGIVPESYKTI